In one window of Tumebacillus algifaecis DNA:
- a CDS encoding S-layer homology domain-containing protein produces the protein MKKRLASILLATSLLIPQTAVLAADDQATVKVRVVGLNGLYKEQTVHVGQTGFKNTVGEVITMQKPTTMGALVTLLDQEKLTYEAKTVSFGSYISKIDTLAEKTLNANSGWSVWVNGQAPNLSADVAEIKDGDEVVWGYYDYTQTLFPQVNFSTTTPNVGTSFTVKVTAEQTTYDEEWNPTVSTVNIDQAAVHQANSATQLALTNAEGVATIEAKQAGLLQLHIDKTDAATGVPQLIRTGTLNVLVGNPNASFNDLAGYNWAESSILNLARKGVVIGAGNNDFQPKRAVTRAELTKILALANGDLSFGGTASFRDVADNNGYKSFIQTVVQRGYMSGDQAGTFRPDSGLTREELAVVLVRFSGLELSNTKNLVPFSDRETVSDWAQPYVKTAFDKGLMAGDAENTFRPQATASRAEVATAIVNVMNKLNK, from the coding sequence ATGAAAAAGCGTTTGGCAAGCATCCTGCTCGCCACCTCACTCTTGATCCCGCAAACGGCTGTGCTCGCGGCGGATGATCAAGCGACAGTCAAAGTCCGTGTCGTCGGACTGAACGGCCTGTACAAAGAACAAACTGTTCATGTCGGTCAAACTGGTTTTAAAAACACAGTCGGTGAAGTGATCACCATGCAAAAACCGACGACGATGGGTGCACTGGTCACGCTGCTTGATCAAGAAAAGCTGACCTACGAAGCGAAAACGGTTTCTTTCGGCTCCTACATCAGCAAAATCGACACCCTCGCTGAAAAGACCCTTAACGCCAATTCCGGTTGGTCGGTCTGGGTCAACGGCCAAGCGCCGAACTTGTCGGCCGATGTAGCCGAGATCAAAGATGGCGACGAAGTGGTCTGGGGTTACTATGACTACACCCAAACCCTCTTCCCGCAAGTCAACTTCTCGACGACCACACCCAATGTAGGTACCTCGTTCACAGTCAAAGTCACTGCGGAACAGACCACCTATGACGAAGAGTGGAACCCGACCGTCTCCACCGTAAACATCGATCAAGCGGCCGTCCACCAAGCGAATAGCGCAACGCAACTGGCTTTGACCAATGCTGAAGGTGTCGCGACGATCGAAGCCAAGCAAGCAGGTCTGCTCCAACTGCACATCGACAAAACGGATGCAGCAACAGGCGTGCCGCAACTGATTCGTACCGGCACCTTAAACGTGCTCGTCGGCAACCCGAACGCCTCTTTCAACGACTTGGCTGGCTATAATTGGGCCGAATCGTCGATCCTGAACCTCGCCCGAAAAGGGGTGGTCATCGGAGCTGGCAACAACGATTTCCAACCGAAGCGCGCTGTCACCCGCGCTGAATTGACGAAGATCCTCGCCCTTGCAAACGGCGACCTTTCCTTTGGCGGAACCGCATCGTTCCGTGACGTGGCCGACAACAACGGCTATAAATCTTTCATCCAAACGGTCGTGCAAAGAGGGTATATGAGCGGCGATCAAGCGGGCACGTTCCGTCCTGATTCGGGCCTCACCCGTGAAGAGTTGGCCGTCGTCCTCGTCCGCTTCTCCGGCCTAGAACTGTCGAATACCAAAAACCTGGTGCCTTTCAGCGACAGAGAAACTGTCAGTGACTGGGCACAGCCGTATGTCAAAACCGCTTTTGACAAAGGTCTGATGGCTGGCGATGCAGAAAACACCTTCCGTCCGCAGGCCACCGCTTCGCGTGCTGAAGTAGCAACTGCTATCGTCAATGTCATGAACAAACTCAACAAGTAG
- the fabL gene encoding enoyl-[acyl-carrier-protein] reductase FabL: MTTLSGKTALITGGSRGIGKAIAIKLASEGADIVINFFRNRKPAEETKALIESMGRKCHIIKANVGDLDKIHLLFDEIKETMGGLDILISNAASGVQLPAMEVEEKHWDWTLNINAKALLFLAQQAVPLMEQRGGGAIVSISSLGSRFALKNYTCVGTSKAALESLTRYLGAELAAKNIIVNAVSGAAVDTDALTHFPNRDEMISDAVNRTPAGRMVTPEDIANSVHFLCTDQARMIVGQTLIVDGGFSLIG; encoded by the coding sequence ATGACCACACTCAGCGGCAAAACAGCGCTTATCACCGGGGGCTCCCGCGGGATCGGCAAAGCGATCGCCATCAAACTGGCCAGCGAAGGCGCGGATATTGTCATCAATTTCTTTCGTAACCGCAAGCCTGCCGAAGAAACCAAAGCGCTCATCGAAAGCATGGGACGCAAATGCCATATCATCAAAGCGAACGTCGGGGATCTCGACAAGATTCATTTGCTTTTTGACGAGATCAAAGAGACGATGGGCGGTCTCGACATTCTGATCTCCAATGCGGCATCGGGCGTTCAACTCCCGGCGATGGAAGTTGAAGAAAAACACTGGGACTGGACGCTCAACATCAACGCCAAGGCGTTGCTGTTCCTCGCGCAGCAAGCGGTTCCGCTCATGGAGCAACGCGGCGGAGGCGCGATCGTCTCGATCTCATCGCTTGGCAGTCGCTTCGCCTTGAAAAACTATACCTGTGTCGGCACTTCCAAAGCAGCCCTTGAGTCGCTCACACGCTATCTTGGTGCGGAGCTGGCAGCGAAGAACATCATCGTCAACGCCGTTTCCGGAGCGGCCGTCGATACGGATGCGCTCACCCATTTTCCGAACCGCGATGAAATGATCAGCGATGCGGTCAATCGCACTCCGGCTGGCCGCATGGTCACGCCAGAGGATATTGCTAATTCTGTGCACTTCCTCTGCACCGATCAAGCGCGCATGATCGTCGGCCAAACGTTGATCGTTGACGGTGGCTTCTCGCTGATCGGCTAG
- a CDS encoding SdrD B-like domain-containing protein — protein sequence MLIFMLLIQVVAPHSALAAGGTANGIVVSVAPNKAEVKSGEEITFSINYSVSSTIADFVNPVIKFPMPAGVTFTASSDSSITTSSFNNITREVSFRFKNGVLPPGTTGQLSVKGMFDNYTTLDGTTAPIKATFEAKVNGEDVTKESNVATVKAKASAVWSIEKTKVRPIPDPFKGAPVHYEIELKDVAPTATGRLNITNLKVIDRLPPGAVFISATHGGQYDAVDNVVEWVLPDNTQDIVRLTVVVKYPSSVTATEVTNLAGFFYTPLGHSGEVRKEAKAKHGFNEFPYDNGAGLEKWTNLSLRERSPGEMVKFHISDIVNNSTGEMESVVIEDMTPKKTNSGRDLDLRLQTIKTAVLKDVEEYDVYYTLKANPTTDNDWQPLEEKVDASVATIIDVRPYGDVKGIQFRIGTMPLTFRQSTDFELDYLIPADFVVPLDDYEVVNNVAKMTYKFNGVPKTKSDNTVFNIVPKRPLIKVLKSSSKTSLKPTDETTYTIKVTNSTYSSADLVNPEVIDLLPADLEYVEGTWTAQMLDSNGNPDPAGMPHLPMFDLEPQLDGVTKLTWKWDQDQNPVTLPIEKAIIVKFDAKVKPGVQKKQIQNKALISSPNYLNRDDFKNKELDQNGQPIQPIHNKKVNGVYTVEQTVNISVEESAALQAEMWIKGELDTEWSKYPGKGKTTPGGRAMYRLEITNVGNVPTKELSIVNTFSRIGDREVLNASVPRASQWGPLLTGELQVPSYVTPYYSTTSSIVMDNRTGDDNGEWLPTPPTDLTMVTAVKFVFDPDLVLNPLDDSIKDKSNKDKSIKLEWPMVAPVGAPTGGQTAWNSFAYKMKKADGTPLLPAEPYKVGMTIASNPKASIGDFVWFDANENGSQDGAEAGLNGIKVELYDELGNLVSETRTGYDYSGLPGPLGKPGAYLFPNLEPGRYRVVFASDSSTYESVETDWITLGAGDHHLTADIGLGLKKGKIGSRVWLDSNGNGVQDVGEIGVNGVKVELYSDTDPSKPLATTTTATLNGIAGSYFFNKLPPGNYRLKFTPSNAYLFTEREKSGNPNVDSDVFPADGFTAMLALAQGQEIMTIFAGLLEKPRGSIGDYVWLDTNGDGIQDPSEQGINQVKVQLYDEGHNLIDETLTATFAGKAGYYRFDQVLTGKYYVQFILPGTATKQSAGNNRALDSDVDQNGRTAVFTLQPGEVLNQIDAGVLGSVIPPVNLPGTIGGRVWIDSNANGLQEVDEPGQNGVTVELYNDENKRIASTTTSNYNGKPGYYRFNQIQPGRYHVRFLLPDDTYSFTEALVGAGLGNDSDADADTGRTASFLLGIGEEILTVDAGLIGLDQFELGRIMSFVWLDRNGNGIQDPDELGINGVRVELYDEFGNLVAVTTTTTYQNKPGYYSFSNLPKGKYKLKFILPDGYALTAGANGSDVLDLAGWSTTIDLKAGEVNQSISVGLVISQAPGNGNGNGNGNGNGNGNGNGTGNGNGNGNGNGGTGQVKPGQTPAPGSTLPQTGEQAPLMPWFGLVLCLLAGSLLLIRKNA from the coding sequence ACATCACTCGGGAAGTGTCCTTCCGATTTAAAAACGGGGTTCTTCCGCCTGGTACGACTGGTCAATTGTCTGTCAAAGGGATGTTTGACAACTACACAACGTTGGATGGAACGACTGCGCCAATTAAAGCCACCTTTGAAGCGAAGGTTAATGGCGAAGATGTGACGAAAGAATCGAATGTGGCGACCGTTAAGGCCAAGGCATCCGCCGTATGGTCGATCGAAAAGACGAAAGTCCGCCCGATTCCCGATCCGTTCAAAGGGGCGCCAGTCCATTATGAAATTGAACTGAAGGATGTGGCACCCACTGCCACTGGCCGATTGAACATCACCAATTTGAAGGTGATCGATAGGTTGCCACCGGGAGCGGTATTTATTTCGGCAACGCATGGTGGGCAATACGATGCGGTGGACAATGTGGTGGAATGGGTGTTACCAGATAACACGCAAGATATTGTGCGCTTGACCGTCGTCGTTAAATATCCAAGTAGTGTCACTGCGACGGAAGTTACAAACCTAGCTGGATTTTTCTATACGCCACTTGGGCATTCGGGCGAAGTGAGAAAGGAAGCGAAAGCCAAGCACGGTTTTAACGAGTTTCCGTACGATAATGGGGCAGGTCTGGAAAAGTGGACCAATCTGAGCCTACGGGAAAGATCGCCTGGTGAGATGGTCAAGTTCCATATCTCCGATATTGTGAATAACTCAACCGGTGAAATGGAGTCTGTGGTGATCGAAGATATGACGCCGAAAAAAACCAATTCGGGCAGGGATCTCGACTTACGCTTGCAGACCATCAAAACGGCCGTTTTGAAGGATGTTGAAGAATATGATGTGTACTACACGCTCAAGGCAAATCCGACGACGGATAACGACTGGCAACCCCTTGAGGAGAAAGTGGATGCTTCTGTTGCAACGATCATCGATGTCAGACCCTACGGGGATGTCAAAGGGATCCAGTTCCGCATCGGCACCATGCCGCTCACTTTTAGGCAAAGCACCGATTTTGAACTGGACTATTTAATCCCAGCCGACTTTGTCGTGCCGCTCGATGATTATGAAGTGGTCAACAATGTAGCCAAAATGACTTATAAGTTCAATGGAGTACCGAAAACGAAATCTGACAATACCGTTTTTAATATTGTCCCTAAGCGCCCCTTGATCAAGGTCCTGAAATCGAGCAGCAAAACTTCACTCAAACCGACCGATGAGACGACCTATACGATCAAAGTGACGAACTCAACGTATAGCAGCGCTGATCTGGTTAACCCCGAGGTTATCGACCTGTTGCCGGCAGACCTCGAATATGTGGAAGGCACTTGGACGGCTCAGATGCTAGACTCGAACGGGAATCCAGATCCCGCCGGGATGCCACATCTCCCCATGTTTGACTTGGAGCCGCAACTGGATGGGGTTACGAAGTTGACCTGGAAATGGGATCAAGATCAGAATCCAGTCACTTTGCCGATCGAGAAAGCGATCATCGTCAAGTTTGATGCCAAGGTGAAACCGGGAGTTCAGAAAAAACAGATTCAAAACAAAGCTCTGATCTCCTCTCCGAACTATCTGAACAGAGACGACTTTAAAAACAAAGAATTAGACCAAAACGGCCAGCCCATCCAACCTATCCACAACAAAAAGGTCAACGGTGTGTATACGGTTGAACAAACGGTAAACATCAGCGTTGAAGAATCCGCTGCGTTGCAAGCGGAAATGTGGATCAAAGGTGAACTGGACACCGAATGGAGCAAATATCCGGGCAAAGGTAAGACCACACCGGGCGGACGTGCGATGTACCGCTTGGAAATCACAAATGTCGGGAATGTACCGACAAAAGAATTGAGTATTGTCAATACGTTCTCCCGCATTGGAGATCGCGAAGTGCTGAACGCTTCAGTGCCTCGCGCTAGTCAGTGGGGACCGCTTTTGACTGGAGAACTTCAAGTTCCCAGTTATGTGACACCTTATTATTCGACAACGTCGAGCATCGTGATGGACAACAGAACTGGTGATGATAACGGAGAGTGGCTGCCGACTCCACCGACAGACCTCACCATGGTCACCGCGGTCAAGTTCGTATTCGATCCCGACTTGGTGCTCAATCCGTTGGACGATAGTATCAAAGACAAAAGCAACAAAGACAAAAGCATAAAATTGGAATGGCCGATGGTCGCACCGGTCGGGGCACCGACTGGTGGACAAACAGCATGGAACTCGTTTGCTTACAAAATGAAAAAAGCGGACGGAACACCACTCCTGCCGGCCGAACCGTACAAAGTCGGCATGACGATCGCCAGCAATCCGAAAGCGAGCATCGGCGATTTCGTTTGGTTCGATGCGAATGAAAACGGGAGTCAAGATGGTGCAGAAGCGGGTTTGAATGGGATCAAAGTCGAACTGTACGATGAACTCGGCAACCTGGTGTCCGAAACGCGCACTGGGTATGACTATTCAGGTCTACCGGGCCCCTTAGGTAAACCGGGTGCCTATCTGTTCCCCAATCTAGAGCCAGGCAGATACCGAGTTGTTTTCGCTTCCGATTCATCAACCTATGAAAGTGTTGAAACCGATTGGATCACGCTAGGGGCTGGCGACCATCATCTGACGGCCGATATCGGATTGGGTTTGAAAAAGGGCAAGATCGGCAGTCGGGTATGGTTGGACAGCAATGGAAACGGCGTGCAGGATGTTGGCGAGATCGGTGTGAATGGGGTCAAAGTTGAACTCTATTCTGACACTGATCCAAGCAAGCCGCTTGCTACCACGACGACCGCCACATTGAATGGGATAGCAGGTTCGTATTTCTTTAATAAGTTGCCTCCAGGCAACTATCGCCTCAAATTCACGCCATCCAATGCGTACCTGTTCACAGAGCGGGAGAAGAGCGGAAATCCCAACGTTGATTCGGACGTCTTCCCGGCCGATGGGTTTACTGCGATGCTTGCTCTGGCGCAAGGGCAGGAGATCATGACGATCTTCGCTGGCTTGCTCGAAAAGCCTCGTGGATCGATCGGTGACTATGTCTGGCTGGACACGAATGGCGACGGGATTCAAGATCCGTCCGAGCAGGGCATCAACCAAGTCAAAGTTCAATTGTATGACGAAGGGCACAATCTGATCGACGAGACGCTGACGGCCACTTTTGCCGGAAAAGCAGGCTACTATCGCTTCGATCAAGTTTTAACCGGAAAGTATTACGTACAATTCATCCTTCCAGGCACGGCAACTAAGCAATCGGCGGGCAACAATCGTGCGCTCGATTCTGACGTCGATCAGAACGGCCGCACCGCGGTGTTCACGCTTCAACCTGGCGAGGTTCTCAATCAGATTGATGCGGGTGTCTTAGGCTCCGTAATACCGCCTGTCAACCTACCTGGAACGATCGGCGGTAGGGTCTGGATCGACTCGAACGCCAACGGATTGCAGGAAGTGGACGAGCCCGGGCAAAATGGTGTCACCGTCGAGCTGTACAATGATGAAAACAAACGTATCGCTTCGACGACGACAAGCAATTATAACGGGAAGCCGGGCTACTATCGATTTAATCAGATCCAACCGGGTCGTTATCATGTGCGCTTCCTGTTGCCTGACGACACGTACTCGTTTACCGAAGCTCTTGTTGGGGCAGGACTCGGGAATGATTCGGATGCCGATGCTGACACGGGACGTACCGCTTCGTTCCTGCTTGGGATCGGGGAGGAAATCCTGACTGTCGATGCGGGTCTGATCGGACTTGATCAGTTCGAACTTGGCAGAATCATGAGTTTTGTCTGGCTTGACAGGAATGGGAACGGGATTCAGGACCCAGATGAGTTGGGGATCAACGGCGTGCGCGTTGAACTGTACGATGAGTTTGGTAACCTGGTCGCGGTGACGACAACGACCACCTATCAAAACAAGCCAGGATACTATTCGTTCAGCAATCTGCCGAAAGGGAAGTACAAATTGAAATTTATCCTTCCTGACGGTTACGCGCTTACAGCAGGAGCGAATGGAAGTGACGTGCTCGATCTGGCGGGATGGTCAACCACCATCGATTTGAAAGCTGGTGAAGTGAATCAATCGATCAGCGTTGGATTGGTCATCTCACAGGCTCCTGGCAATGGTAATGGTAATGGTAATGGTAATGGTAATGGTAATGGTAATGGTAACGGTACTGGCAATGGCAATGGCAATGGCAATGGCAATGGCGGGACTGGGCAAGTGAAACCTGGTCAAACGCCTGCTCCGGGGAGCACGCTCCCACAAACGGGCGAACAAGCGCCGCTCATGCCATGGTTTGGGCTGGTATTGTGCTTGCTTGCAGGAAGCTTGCTGCTCATCCGCAAGAATGCCTAA